The Tautonia plasticadhaerens nucleotide sequence CCCATAACAACACCCGGGGCCCCGGATATCCCAGACGGCCCCCTGAATGTGCCACAGGACATGCGCGAACCTCCCCGGTCCCCCCCTGGTTTCACCACCCAACCAGGCCGGCGGGGGATCGCAGAAACCGAGGGAATTTCCCGATGAGCCATCGCCTCCTACTCGCCGTCCTGCCCCTCGTCCTGGCCGCATCGACCGCCCTGGGAGACGACCCGAAGCCCGGGGGCCGAACCCTCACCGGCAAGGATGCCCTCGGCGACTGGACTACCGACGCGCCGGGCGTGCGCCGGAAGATCACGGTCGACGACCTGGCTACGCCCTACGACACGCCCTCGGCCGACAACTTCCCCCGCGTTGTCCCTCGTCCCGAAGGGGCCTGGCCCGAGGCGCCCGAAGGCTTCGAGGTGACGGAGTTCGCCACCCAACTGGTCGAGCCCCGCGTCATCGTCCGCGCCCCGAACGGCGACCTGTTCCTGGCCGAGAGCCGCGCCAACCGCATCCGCGTCTTCCGCGACGCCGACGGCGACGGTACGCCCGAGGTCGACGAGGTCTTCGCCTCCGGCCTGAACCGGCCGTTCGGGATCGCCTTCTACCCGGTCGGGCCCGAGCCGGGATACGTCTACGTCGGCAACACCGACTCCGTGGTCCGCTTCCCCTACGAGGACGGCGACACGAAGGCATCGGGCGAGGCCGAGACGATCGTCGAGGACATCCCGAGCGGCAGCGAGAGCGTCGGCGGCGGCGGGCATTGGACGCGGGACCTGGAGTTCTCGCCCGACGGCGAGACCCTGTACGTCTCGGTCGGATCGCGGTCGAACGTCGACGACGACGATCGAGAGAAGCGCCGCGCGATGATCCTGGCCTTCGACCCGGACGGCAAGGACGAGCGCGTCTTCGCCCACGGCATCCGCAACCCGGTCGGCCTGGCCACGCAC carries:
- a CDS encoding PQQ-dependent sugar dehydrogenase produces the protein MSHRLLLAVLPLVLAASTALGDDPKPGGRTLTGKDALGDWTTDAPGVRRKITVDDLATPYDTPSADNFPRVVPRPEGAWPEAPEGFEVTEFATQLVEPRVIVRAPNGDLFLAESRANRIRVFRDADGDGTPEVDEVFASGLNRPFGIAFYPVGPEPGYVYVGNTDSVVRFPYEDGDTKASGEAETIVEDIPSGSESVGGGGHWTRDLEFSPDGETLYVSVGSRSNVDDDDREKRRAMILAFDPDGKDERVFAHGIRNPVGLATHPTTGQLWTSVNERDALGDNLVPDYITHVEEGGFYGWPWYYLGPNQDPRHEGKRPELKDKVIVPDVLLQSHMASLDLAFYDGDQFPEEYRHDAFAAEHGSWNRARRVGYKVIRVPMEDGKATGEYEDFLVGFVTEEGDVWGRPVGVAVARDGSLMVTDDGSGTVWRVAYTGEK